The following are encoded in a window of Spea bombifrons isolate aSpeBom1 chromosome 2, aSpeBom1.2.pri, whole genome shotgun sequence genomic DNA:
- the LOC128473351 gene encoding apovitellenin-1-like, protein MVDLRTKSISKRHTQPDWLTTPEAIGTFIYETVNAVSPKAAEFLKATYQEQRVLEVRRFVISTVQTTADLIYETYKKMRSFWEPDGRVLPAGFYL, encoded by the exons ATGGTGGATTTGCGCACAAAGAGTATCTCAAAGAGGCACACGCAGCCCGACTGGCTGACGACCCCTGAGGCCATTggaacatttatttatgaaaccgTCAATGCAGTATCTCCTAAAGCTGCTGAGTTCCTCAAGGCGACTTACCAGGAGCAACGGGTCCTGGAAGTGAG GCGGTTTGTGATATCTACAGTCCAGACAACGGCTGATCTGATTTACGAGACCTATAAAAAGATGAGATCCTTCTGGGAGCCCGACGGCCGTGTCTTACCTGCAGGATTCTACCTGTGa